One segment of Trachemys scripta elegans isolate TJP31775 chromosome 1, CAS_Tse_1.0, whole genome shotgun sequence DNA contains the following:
- the PTN gene encoding pleiotrophin isoform X2 → MQQQQQQRQMFTAALLAFIFILAAMSTTEAGKKEKPEKKVKKSDCGEWQWSVCVPTSGDCGLGTREGTRTGAECKQTMKTQRCKIPCNWKKQFGAECKYQFQAWGECDLNTALKTRTGNLKRALHNADCQKIVTISKPCGKLTKPKPQEALKPAP, encoded by the exons atgcagcagcaacaacaacagcgCCAAATGTTCACAGCCGCCCTCTTGGCATTCATTTTCATTCTGGCAGCCATGAGTACTACTGAGgctggcaaaaaagaaaaaccag AGAAGAAAGTGAAGAAGTCCGACTGTGGTGAGTGGCAGTGGAGCGTGTGTGTACCCACCAGTGGAGATTGTGGCCTAGGGACCCGCGAGGGCACTCGCACTGGAGCCGAGTGTAAGCAAACTATGAAGACCCAAAGGTGTAAGATCCCCTGTAACTGGAAGAAGCAGTTTGGAG CGGAGTGTAAATACCAGTTCCAGGCCTGGGGAGAATGCGACCTGAATACTGCCTTGAAGACTCGAACTGGGAACCTGAAGAGAGCCCTTCACAATGCTGACTGCCAGAAAATTGTCACCATCTCAAAGCCCTGTGGGAAGCTTACCAAACCTAAACCTCAAG AAGCCTTGAAGCCAGCTCCTTGA